A genomic segment from Fundulus heteroclitus isolate FHET01 chromosome 6, MU-UCD_Fhet_4.1, whole genome shotgun sequence encodes:
- the LOC118563463 gene encoding tubulin alpha-1B chain-like, whose translation MRECISVHVGQAGVQIGNACWELYCLEHGIQPDGQMPSDATIGGGDDSFNTFFSETGAGKHVPRAVFVDLEPTVIDEVRTGTYRQLFHPEQLITGKEDAANNYARGHYTIGKEIIDPVLDRIRKLADQCTGLQGFLVFHSFGGGTGSGFTSLLMERLSVDYGKKSKLEFAVYPAPQVSTAVVEPYNAILTTHTTLEHSDCAFMVDNEAIYDICRRNLDIGRPTYTNLNRLISQIVSSITASLRFDGALNVDLTEFQTNLVPYPRIHFPLATYAPVISAEKAYHEQLTVAEITSACFDSANQMVKCDPRHGKYMACCLLYRGDVVPKDVNAAIAAIKTKRSIQFVDWCPTGFKVGINYQPPTVVPGGDLAKVQRAVCMLSNTTAIAEAWARLDHKFDLMYAKRAFVHWYVGEGMEEGEFSEAREDMAALEKDYEEVGVDSIEGEDEEGEEY comes from the exons ATG cgTGAGTGCATCTCCGTCCACGTGGGCCAGGCCGGCGTCCAGATCGGGAACGCCTGCTGGGAACTCTACTGCCTTGAACACGGGATCCAGCCGGACGGCCAGATGCCGAGCGACGCGACCATCGGAGGAGGAGACGACTCGTTCAACACCTTCTTCAGTGAGACCGGGGCGGGGAAGCACGTCCCCAGAGCCGTCTTTGTGGACCTGGAGCCCACCGTCATCG ATGAAGTGCGCACCGGCACCTACAGGCAGCTGTTCCACCCCGAGCAGCTGATCACCGGGAAGGAGGACGCCGCTAACAACTACGCCCGGGGACACTACACCATCGGGAAGGAGATCATCGACCCGGTTCTGGACAGGATCCGCAAACTG GCGGACCAGTGCACCGGGCTTCAGGGCTTCCTGGTCTTCCACAGCTTCGGTGGAGGAACCGGCTCCGGTTTCACCTCCCTGCTGATGGAGCGCCTGTCCGTGGACTACGGCAAGAAGTCCAAGCTGGAGTTCGCCGTCTACCCGGCGCCTCAGGTGTCTACGGCCGTGGTGGAGCCCTACAACGCCATCCTCACCACCCACACCACCCTGGAGCACTCGGACTGCGCCTTCATGGTGGACAACGAGGCCATCTACGACATCTGCCGCAGGAACCTGGACATCGGCCGTCCCACCTACACCAACCTGAACAGGCTGATCAGCCAGATCGTGTCCTCCATCACCGCGTCTCTGCGCTTCGACGGCGCTCTGAACGTGGACCTGACGGAGTTCCAGACCAACCTGGTGCCGTACCCCCGCATCCACTTCCCCCTGGCCACCTACGCCCCGGTCATCTCCGCCGAGAAGGCGTACCACGAGCAGCTGACCGTGGCCGAGATCACCAGCGCCTGCTTCGATTCGGCCAACCAGATGGTGAAGTGCGACCCTCGCCACGGCAAGTACATGGCGTGCTGCCTGCTGTACCGCGGCGACGTGGTGCCCAAAGACGTCAACGCCGCCATCGCCGCCATCAAGACCAAGCGCAGCATCCAGTTCGTGGACTGGTGTCCCACCGGCTTCAAGGTGGGCATCAACTACCAGCCTCCCACCGTGGTTCCTGGAGGAGACCTGGCCAAGGTGCAGAGGGCCGTGTGCATGCTCAGCAACACCACGGCCATCGCCGAGGCCTGGGCCCGGCTCGACCACAAGTTTGACCTCATGTACGCCAAGAGGGCCTTCGTCCACTGGTACGTGGGCGAGGGCATGGAGGAGGGGGAGTTCTCCGAGGCCCGCGAAGACATGGCCGCCCTGGAGAAGGACTACGAGGAGGTGGGAGTCGACTCCATCGAGGGAGAAgatgaggagggggaggagtaCTAG